Sequence from the Cytophagia bacterium CHB2 genome:
CTTTACCATTACTTTGCTCGCAGCGACGCTTGCTTTCATGCTAGCCGAACTGTTATTGCCGGCATTGAATAGCATGTTGCGGCTCAAGATCAGCCTTGATCTGCTTGGCAGTTTATCTGTTTTCTCTTTCTTATCTATTTTGATTCTTGCCGTGAGCCTGCTCGCTGGGCTTTATCCGGCATTCGTCTTATCACGCTTCGTGCCGGCGCTGGCGCTCAAGAGCAAGGTAAACACTTCGGCCGCCGGCGGTTTGTTCCTGCGGCGTGGCTTGGTGGTGTTTCAGTTTATCATCTCGCAGATGCTGATCATCGGCACATTCATCGTTACCACGCAGATGGATTATTTCCGCAATAAAGAGATGGGATTCGACAAACAGGCTATTGTGACGGTGCCTTTGCCGGTGAATGAGACGGCGAAGCTGCAAACGCTGCGCGCGCAGTTGCTGCAGAACAGCCACATTCGCAACGTTTCGTTCAGCTATTCCAGCGCCGCTTCCGGAAATACCTGGGACACCAATTTGCGCCACACGCTAAACGGGCCGGAAGAAACCTTCGCATCAGATTTGAAATTTGCCGATGTGAATTACATTCCGACCTATGGCTTGAAGCTGGTCGCGGGCCGCAGCTATGTTGCGAGTGACACAATTTCGGAGCTGGTGGTTAACGAAACCTTTGCGAAAAAAATCGGCTACACGCCGCATGATCTCATCGGCAAGATGTTCAAGCTGGGGCGGCGGCCGTACATGCCGATTGTCGGCGTGGTGCAGGACTTTCATACGCGGCCGTTGCAAGAAGAAATCCGGCCGTGCCTACTGGCCGCTAATCGCAGGGCTTATTATGAAGCCAGTCTCAAAATCGAAGCCTCGAATATGAAAGCGGCTCTGGATCATATCGAGAAAATTTGGGGCGCAACCTTTCCGGAGTTTGTGTATAGGTACGAGTTTTTGGATGAACGCCTGGCCGGTTTTTATGAGGAAGAGCTGAAGATGTCGCAACTGTTTCGCGCGTTTGCCGGCATTGCAATCTTTATCGGCTGCATCGGCCTGCTCGGTTTGATTGCGTTCATGGCGGCGCAACGCACCAAGGAGATCGGCGTGCGCAAAGTGCTCGGCGCCACCGTCGTTGATATTCTCGGTTTGATCTCCAAAGAATTTGCCGTGCTCATCGCGGTTGCTTTTGCGGTTGCCGCACCGGTGGCTTACGTCGTGATGAACAACTGGTTGGAGAATTTTGCCTATCGCATCGATGTCGGCCTTGGCGTGTTTGCCATGACGATCGCCGTTACTCTCATCATCGCCGGCGCGACGATCGGTTATCGTGCTTTGAAGGCCGCGCTGGCGAACCCCGTCGACGCGCTGCGGTACGAATGATTGCGGATGATGGATTTCGGAATGCGGTTTAATAAAAGTTTCAATTCATCATCCGCAATTGGAAATCCTAAATGGAGAAGCCATGTTTAAAAATTACTTCCAAACCACGCTGCGCGTGTTGCAGAAGCAAAAGCTGTTTTCACTTATCAATGTTTTTGGTTTGGCAGTGGGATTGACCGTCACTTTGCTCATTCTGCTCTATCTGCAAGCTGAACTGAGTTATGACAAGGCGTTTGTGCGGGGCGATCAAATCTATCGCGTGCTGCGCAAATCGGAAGTGAATGAAAAGGGCTATCTCATCGGCATCACCTCCGGACCGTATGCACCCGCGCTGAAGAATGACTTGCCGGAAAGCATTCGTGATGCGCTGCGCGTGCTGCCCAGCGACGGTTTAGTCATGTATGCGAATCATGCTTTCATGGAAAAGAAATTCTTCCTCGCCGATGAAAACTTTTTCAAGTTTTTTTCTTTTCCTTTGGCGCAGGGTGATCCTGCAAACGCGCTCGCCAATCCGAGCGGTGTGGTTTTAACTGCGGCGATGGCGCGCAAATATTTCGGCGCGGAAGATCCGCTGGGCAAAACCCTGCGCGTGGACGATCGCTATGACTTCATCGTCACCGGCGTGCTCGCCGAAAAGCAGGGCCGCACACATTTGGATTTTGATTTTGTGGCCTCCCTGAAAAGTTTCGAACGCGAGACGTGGTTCAATGATTGGTGGAGCAACAGTTTTTTAACCTACGCGCTGATCGACAACCCTCAGGAAGCGCAACGGGTCGAGGCGCAGTTGTCGGCGTTCATCGACAAATACCTCGGCGAGGATTTCAAACGCAACGGCCGGCGTATCGATCTCACTTTGCAACCGCTGGCAGACGTTTACTTTCAAAAAGACATTCGCTACGAACAAGGTGTGCGGCACGGCGACAAGCAAGCGATTTATATTTTCGGCGCGCTGGCTTTGTTCATTCTCACGATCGCCTGCATCAACTACATGAACCTCACCACGGCCCGCGCCGGCCGCCGCGCCCGTGAAATCGGCGTGCGCAAAGTACTCGGCGCGCATCGCGGCCGCCTCATGCTGCAATTCCTCGGCGAATCGTTTTTCATGACGAGCCTTGCCATCATTTTCGCCATTGCCGCGGCCGAGCTGCTGCTACCGTGGTTCAATGCCGCCTTTGGGCTTGATCTTACGATCCGCTTTACCGATCCGCTGCTGACCGGAGCCTTGCTGAGCCTGCTACTCATCGTCGCGTTGCTCGCAGGCAGTTATCCAGCCTTTTTATTGTCGGGATTTTTGCCGGCGCGCGTGCTCAAGGGCCGCTTTTCGAAGCAGGCGACCGACGTGCTGGTTCGCAAAGGTCTGGTGGTTTTTCAATTCAGCATTTCTGCGGTGTTGATCATCGCGACATTGCTCGTCGGCAAGCAGCTTGAGTTCATGCGACAAAAAGATCTCGGCTTTCGCGCCGAGCAAGTTCTACTCGTTCCCATCAACAACAATGAAATGCGCCGGCAGCAGGAGACGTTTGTCGAGCGCGTGCGGCAGGAGGCCGGCATCGTGAAAGCCTCGGCGATGTCGGGGCATCCAGGCGGATTTCACGATGCGATGTCTTTCACCGTTACCGGCAAGGATGAAAACTTCCGCTTCCGCACGTTGTACACGGATTTTGATTACACCGAAACGCTCGGCTTGGAGATTGTCGCGGGCCGAAATTTTTCGCGCGACTTCGCGACGGACAAAACCCAGGCCGCGCTGCTGAATGAAGCCGCGGTCAAAATGCTGGGCTGGACCAATGAAGAAGCGCTGGGCAAAGAGATGCGCCGCACAATGTTCGACACCACGCGTTGTCATGTCGTCGGCGTGGTGCGGGATTTTCATTTTTCTTCTTTGAAGGAAGCCATCGATCCGCTGTTTATTTCGATGCGGCCCTTCGCCAACGTGTTCGCGCTCAAGGTCGATACCACGAACCTTCAGACGACACTGGCGGTCGTGCAGAAGCATTGGGAAGCCATCTCCCCGGCCTATCCTTTCGAGTTCACTTTTCTTGATGAGACGTTTTTCCAACTTTATCAGCAGGAGCAAAAAGAGTCGAGGCTTTTTGGGATTTTTGCGGTGATTGCGATCATCATTGCGTCCTTGGGCATTTTTGCGCTGGCTTCTTATGCAGCGGAAGAGCGCACCAAAGAGATCGGCATTCGCAAGGTGCTGGGCGCTTCGGTGGGCAACGTCTTCAATCTGCTCTCGAAAGAATTTGTGCGCCTGGCCGCACTTGCCAATTTCGTGGCGTGGCCTTTCGCCTGGTTTGCGATGAATCTCTGGCTGCAAGATTTCGCCTATCGCACGACGATGGATTGGCAACTGTTCGCCCTCGCCGGCGGCTTGGTGCTGTTGATCGCGCTGCTCACCGTGAGTGCGCAAGCCCTCAAAGCTGCACTAGCAAATCCGGTGGAAGCGCTGCGGTATGAATGATTGCGGATTGTGGATTTCGGATTGCGAAAAAAGAGCAAATCAAGCATCCGAAATCCGCAATTCCAAATCCGAAATGGAGAAACTGTGCTCAAAAACTACCTCAAAATCGCGCTGCGCAATCTGCTGCGGCACAAAGGTTACGCCTTCATCAATATCGCGGGCCTCGCTGTTGGGATGGCGTGTTGCGCGCTCATGCTTTTGTTTATTCGGCACGAGTTGAGTTATGATCGTTTTCATCAAAAGGCCGATCGCATTCATCGCATGATTATGCACATGTCTCGCGAGGGAAACGTGCACACCGGTTCGGTGATGGCCGCACCGATTGGGCCGGCGCTTGCGGAAGAGTTTCCTGAGATTCGTCTGGCCGTGCGTTTGCAGCCGCCCTATAACAGCACACCGGTGAAATATCAAAATCAGCAATTTTACGAGAAAGAGTTTTATTACGCCGATCCCAACATTTTCGAGGTTTTTGATTTTCCCCTGCAACAAGGCGACGCAACGACTGCGCTGCAAAATCTCAATTCCGTAGTCTTGAGCCGCGCCGCCGCAAAAAAATATTTTGGCACAGAAAATCCGCTTGGGAAAATTTTGCAGATCGAACGCGGCGAGCGCGAATTTCAAGTCACCGGTGTGTTGCAGGAGATTCCCGCGACCTCGCATGTGCGTCCGGATTTTCTCATTCCATTCAACAACCTTTTGCCGCGGCAATTGAGCAATTGGTGGATGTTCAGTTATCCTACTTATGTTTTGTTGGATGAAAAAGCTTCTGCGGCCAATGTCGCCGCCAAATTTCCCGAATTTGTCAAGAAACATTACAGCAACGGCCCGCCTGCATTTGCCGGGCTCTCTTTGAGCATGCAACCACTCGCCGAGATTCACCTGCGCTCGGATTTCGACAATAAGCCAGGCGAGTTGAGCGCGATGACCTACAGTTATTTATTTGCGGCGCTTGCGGCTCTCATTATTGCCATTGCCTGCATCAACTTCATGAATCTCGCCACCGCCCGCTCGCAGCACCGTGCCCGCGAAGTCGGCGTGCGCAAAGTTGTCGGCGGCATGCGGCAGCAGCTCGTTCTGCAATTTCTCGCCGAAGCCGTCGTTCTCGCCTTTATCGCAGTTATCGGCGCCGCCGTGTTGATTGAATTTTTCCTGCCGGCCTTCAACGCTTTGACGCAAAAAGATATTCAGATCGACTATGCTTCGGATCACTCGCTCATCGCCGGATTCATTGCGCTGACGCTCACGGTGGGAATCGCGGCGGGAAGTTATCCGGCATTTTTTCTCTCACGCTTTCAACCGGTGGAGGTGTTGAAAGGGGGGGCGGCAACGGGAACTTCCGGCGGCCGGCTGCGGCAACTGCTCGTCGTCGGCCAATTCGTGGTCTCGATTGTGTTGATCGTCTGTACTTTCATTGTCAACGATCAAATCGAATTCATCCGCAACAAGCGCCTGGGTTTCGATAAAGAGCAAGTGCTCGTCGCCACGCTGCGCGGCGAGACGGCGCAGAACAATTGGCCCGTGCTCAAAACCGAATTGCTGCGCCATCCGGAGTTTGTGAATGTCTCCGCAACTTCCGCCATTCCTGCCGACAAAGGTTGGTGGGTCACCGCCTCGCGCCGAGGCGATTCGGAAGAAGAAAAGGCGGTTTACACGCACCAGGTTGATTATGATTTTTTCAAGACGCTCGGCATCGAACTCGCAGCGGGCCGTTTGCTCTTACGCGAATTTCCCAGCGACAGCTCGCACGCCTTCGTTTTGAATGAGGCCGCGGTGAAAGAATTCGGCTGGGAATCTGCCGAGGCCGCAATTGGAAAAAGTTTTGTTTGGCTGGGTAATGGTCCAGAGAATGCAAAAGAGGGGACCGTTGTCGGCGTGGTGAAAGATTTTCATTTCCGCCCACTTTACGAAGAGATCGCGCCCGCGGTGTTTCATCTTATGCCCTGGGGAAGTGAGAAACTCGTCGTGCGCGTGCGGCCGAATAGCATGGAACAGGCGCTTGCCATTCTCAAAACCCAATGGCAGAAATTCAACCCGCAATACCCGCTGGATTTTACTTTCATGGACGAGCGCGTCGAAGCGCAATACGGCGCCGAAACCCGCTTGCTAAAAATCTTCAGCACCTTTTCCGCGTTCGCGATTTTCATTTCCTGCCTCGGCCTTTTCGGCCTGGCTTCGTTTACAACGGAACAGCGCACCAAAGAAATCGGCGTTCGCAAAGTGTTGGGCGCCTCCGTTTCCAACATCATTCTTATGCTCTCAAACGGCTTTACGCGCTTGGTGCTGGTTTCGTTTGTCATCGCCGCGCCAATCGCGTGGTGTGCGATGAACAAATGGCTGCAAAACTTCGCCTATCGCCAACCGCTCGGCCTTGACGCGTTTCTCTGGGCCGGTTTGCTGGCATTGGGAATTACGTGGCTCACGGTAAGCTATCAATCGCTCAAAGCCGCGCTGGCGAATCCGGTGGAGGCGCTGCGATACGAATGATTGCGGATTGTGGATTTCGGATTGCGGTTTTATTAACAATCAAATCTCCGAAATCCGCAATCCCAAATCTAAAATGGAGACGCCATGCTCAAGAACTACGTTCTCGTCGCCCTCAGAAATTTTCGCAAATTCAAAACCTATTCGTTCATCAACATCTTTGGACTGGCCATCGGGCTGGCCTGCTGCATTCTCATTCTGTTGCATCTTCACGACGAGCTGAATTTCGACCGCTTTCACGAGAAGGCAGATCACCTCTTTCGTGTGATTCAAGTTCGCAGCAACACGCAAGGCGAGCAACAGCTTGCTTATACCATGGGACCGTTCGGGCCGGCGCTCGTCGATGAATTTCCAGAGGTCGAAGGGTCGGCGCGTTTATTCCAGGGCTGGCGCTTGACGGTGAAGCGTGAGATAACCGGCCCAACCGGACAAATCGTGCGAAGGAATTTTTTCACGGATGCGAGTTTTTTTGATCTCTTCGACTTTCAGTTGCTTGCCGGAGATCGCAACAGCGCGCTTTCGGCGCCTGGCTCGGTGGTGTTGACGGAGACGATGGCAAAGCAGTTGTTCGGCGATGAAGAGCCGCTGGGCAAGCCATTGCAAATTGAAGCCGAGGATTTCCCCGAGTTTATTCAAACGGCATTCACCGTGACCGGCGTGTTACGCGACATTCCCCACAATTCTCATCTTGACTTCGACCTGCTGATATCTCAATCAACTCTCGACCGCTTTGAAAACGTGCGCGGCTGGTTGACGGACTGGGACAACACGATTGTGGTCACTTACGTGTTGCTGAAAAATTCGGCAAACAAGGCAAATCTCGAAACGAAGCTTGGCGCGTTTAGCCGCAAACATCGCGGCGAGGAAGCGGCAGCGCGCAGCCGGTTCTATTTTCAGCCGCTCGGCGATATTCATTTCGGCTCGGCGGAAATTGGCGCCGAGCACAATACTCGCGAGGGCCAGCTCATTTATGTTTACGTCTTCGCGTTGATTGCCATTTTCATCGCGGCCATCGCCTGCATCAACTACATGAACCTGGCAACGGCGCGCTCCATGAAACGCGCCAAAGAAGTGGGGCTGCGCAAAGTCGTCGGCGCCAATCGCAGCCAAATGATCGTTCAATTCCTGACGGAATCCATACTCAGTGCTGTGATTGCATTTTTGCTCGCCATCGGTTTGGTGGAGGCGATGCTGCCGTCGTTTAACGCGCTCGCTGGCGCGAACCTGTCGTTGCGCCTCGCCGGCAATACTTCGGTTTTCTTGGGATTGCTGGGTTTGGTTCTGCTCATCGGCATTGTTGCCGGAAGTTATCCCGCGTTTTATCTGTCCCGTCTTGCACCAGCCGCAGTGTTAAAAGGAGAGCTTAAAGCGGGCGCGCAGCGCTCGCGGCTGCGCCAGAGCCTGGTTGTGGCGCAATTCGCGCTGTCGATTCTCATGATCGTCGCAACGTTGGTGGTCTTTCAGCAACTCGATTATGTCCGGCACAAGCAGCTCGGATTCAATCAGGATCAGCTCGTCGTGATAGATATCAATCACGACGACGTGCAAAGCAATTTTCTCACCATCAAAAATGAGTTTAAGCGCCACGCGGCAGTCCGCGGGGCGACGGTTTCTTCGCGTGTGCCGGGAGATTGGAAATACTTTCGCCGTATTCGCGCAGTTCGGGAAGGGCAGGCGGAGACCGAGGCGCAACAATTGTATTTCAACGGTATCGACGAAGATTTTATCGGCGTCTACGAGATTGATCTTGTACAAGGCCGCAATTTCTCTCGCGCGCTGGCTACCGATTCCACTGCGGTGATTTTGAACGAGACGGCAGCGCGAGCGCTGTTTGCGGACTCTCCCGTCGGGCAAGCGATTCGTGTGCCGGCTTTTAATTTTACCGGCCGCGTTATCGGGGTGGTCCGCGATTTTCATTTTCATTCTTTGCACGGCAAAATCGAGCCGATGGTGATGGGTTTTATGCCCGCCGGCGGCCGGCACGCGGTGCACGGCATCGACTATTTTTCGCTGCGCATCGCTGCCGAGAACGTGCAAGAGACGATTGATTTCATCACTAAGGTGCATGCGCAATTCGATGCGGTCAATCCCATCGAACATGCGTTTCTCAATAAATGGTGGATCGATTTGTATAATCGCGATGAAAGGCTGGGACGAATTTTCGGAATCTCCGCAGGCTTGGCTATTTTGATTGCCTGTGTCGGCTTGTTCGGTTTAGCGGCGTTCATGGCCGAGCAACGAACGAAGGAGATCGGCGTGCGCAAAGTCCTCGGCGCTTCGATTTCCAGCCTCGTCGTGCTGCTGTCCAAAGATTTCACGCGCTTTGTGCTGCTGGGGTTGCTGGTTGCTGCGCCATTGGCTTACTTCGCCATGGACAAATGGCTGCAAAATTTTGCCTATCGCATCGACATCGGCTGGTGGGTGTTTGCGCTGGCAGGCGGATTGGCGTTGGTGATTGCGCTCGCGACGGTGAGCACGCAAGCGATCAAAGCGGCGCTGGCG
This genomic interval carries:
- a CDS encoding FtsX-like permease family protein, translating into MLKNYLKIALRNLLRHKGYAFINIAGLAVGMACCALMLLFIRHELSYDRFHQKADRIHRMIMHMSREGNVHTGSVMAAPIGPALAEEFPEIRLAVRLQPPYNSTPVKYQNQQFYEKEFYYADPNIFEVFDFPLQQGDATTALQNLNSVVLSRAAAKKYFGTENPLGKILQIERGEREFQVTGVLQEIPATSHVRPDFLIPFNNLLPRQLSNWWMFSYPTYVLLDEKASAANVAAKFPEFVKKHYSNGPPAFAGLSLSMQPLAEIHLRSDFDNKPGELSAMTYSYLFAALAALIIAIACINFMNLATARSQHRAREVGVRKVVGGMRQQLVLQFLAEAVVLAFIAVIGAAVLIEFFLPAFNALTQKDIQIDYASDHSLIAGFIALTLTVGIAAGSYPAFFLSRFQPVEVLKGGAATGTSGGRLRQLLVVGQFVVSIVLIVCTFIVNDQIEFIRNKRLGFDKEQVLVATLRGETAQNNWPVLKTELLRHPEFVNVSATSAIPADKGWWVTASRRGDSEEEKAVYTHQVDYDFFKTLGIELAAGRLLLREFPSDSSHAFVLNEAAVKEFGWESAEAAIGKSFVWLGNGPENAKEGTVVGVVKDFHFRPLYEEIAPAVFHLMPWGSEKLVVRVRPNSMEQALAILKTQWQKFNPQYPLDFTFMDERVEAQYGAETRLLKIFSTFSAFAIFISCLGLFGLASFTTEQRTKEIGVRKVLGASVSNIILMLSNGFTRLVLVSFVIAAPIAWCAMNKWLQNFAYRQPLGLDAFLWAGLLALGITWLTVSYQSLKAALANPVEALRYE
- a CDS encoding FtsX-like permease family protein is translated as MLKNYVLVALRNFRKFKTYSFINIFGLAIGLACCILILLHLHDELNFDRFHEKADHLFRVIQVRSNTQGEQQLAYTMGPFGPALVDEFPEVEGSARLFQGWRLTVKREITGPTGQIVRRNFFTDASFFDLFDFQLLAGDRNSALSAPGSVVLTETMAKQLFGDEEPLGKPLQIEAEDFPEFIQTAFTVTGVLRDIPHNSHLDFDLLISQSTLDRFENVRGWLTDWDNTIVVTYVLLKNSANKANLETKLGAFSRKHRGEEAAARSRFYFQPLGDIHFGSAEIGAEHNTREGQLIYVYVFALIAIFIAAIACINYMNLATARSMKRAKEVGLRKVVGANRSQMIVQFLTESILSAVIAFLLAIGLVEAMLPSFNALAGANLSLRLAGNTSVFLGLLGLVLLIGIVAGSYPAFYLSRLAPAAVLKGELKAGAQRSRLRQSLVVAQFALSILMIVATLVVFQQLDYVRHKQLGFNQDQLVVIDINHDDVQSNFLTIKNEFKRHAAVRGATVSSRVPGDWKYFRRIRAVREGQAETEAQQLYFNGIDEDFIGVYEIDLVQGRNFSRALATDSTAVILNETAARALFADSPVGQAIRVPAFNFTGRVIGVVRDFHFHSLHGKIEPMVMGFMPAGGRHAVHGIDYFSLRIAAENVQETIDFITKVHAQFDAVNPIEHAFLNKWWIDLYNRDERLGRIFGISAGLAILIACVGLFGLAAFMAEQRTKEIGVRKVLGASISSLVVLLSKDFTRFVLLGLLVAAPLAYFAMDKWLQNFAYRIDIGWWVFALAGGLALVIALATVSTQAIKAALANPVEALRYE
- a CDS encoding FtsX-like permease family protein yields the protein MFKNYFQTTLRVLQKQKLFSLINVFGLAVGLTVTLLILLYLQAELSYDKAFVRGDQIYRVLRKSEVNEKGYLIGITSGPYAPALKNDLPESIRDALRVLPSDGLVMYANHAFMEKKFFLADENFFKFFSFPLAQGDPANALANPSGVVLTAAMARKYFGAEDPLGKTLRVDDRYDFIVTGVLAEKQGRTHLDFDFVASLKSFERETWFNDWWSNSFLTYALIDNPQEAQRVEAQLSAFIDKYLGEDFKRNGRRIDLTLQPLADVYFQKDIRYEQGVRHGDKQAIYIFGALALFILTIACINYMNLTTARAGRRAREIGVRKVLGAHRGRLMLQFLGESFFMTSLAIIFAIAAAELLLPWFNAAFGLDLTIRFTDPLLTGALLSLLLIVALLAGSYPAFLLSGFLPARVLKGRFSKQATDVLVRKGLVVFQFSISAVLIIATLLVGKQLEFMRQKDLGFRAEQVLLVPINNNEMRRQQETFVERVRQEAGIVKASAMSGHPGGFHDAMSFTVTGKDENFRFRTLYTDFDYTETLGLEIVAGRNFSRDFATDKTQAALLNEAAVKMLGWTNEEALGKEMRRTMFDTTRCHVVGVVRDFHFSSLKEAIDPLFISMRPFANVFALKVDTTNLQTTLAVVQKHWEAISPAYPFEFTFLDETFFQLYQQEQKESRLFGIFAVIAIIIASLGIFALASYAAEERTKEIGIRKVLGASVGNVFNLLSKEFVRLAALANFVAWPFAWFAMNLWLQDFAYRTTMDWQLFALAGGLVLLIALLTVSAQALKAALANPVEALRYE
- a CDS encoding FtsX-like permease family protein codes for the protein MLAELLLPALNSMLRLKISLDLLGSLSVFSFLSILILAVSLLAGLYPAFVLSRFVPALALKSKVNTSAAGGLFLRRGLVVFQFIISQMLIIGTFIVTTQMDYFRNKEMGFDKQAIVTVPLPVNETAKLQTLRAQLLQNSHIRNVSFSYSSAASGNTWDTNLRHTLNGPEETFASDLKFADVNYIPTYGLKLVAGRSYVASDTISELVVNETFAKKIGYTPHDLIGKMFKLGRRPYMPIVGVVQDFHTRPLQEEIRPCLLAANRRAYYEASLKIEASNMKAALDHIEKIWGATFPEFVYRYEFLDERLAGFYEEELKMSQLFRAFAGIAIFIGCIGLLGLIAFMAAQRTKEIGVRKVLGATVVDILGLISKEFAVLIAVAFAVAAPVAYVVMNNWLENFAYRIDVGLGVFAMTIAVTLIIAGATIGYRALKAALANPVDALRYE